One window of the Pedobacter ginsengisoli genome contains the following:
- a CDS encoding lysophospholipid acyltransferase family protein, producing MKIITTQEFAKATKIDKLGVPGLAALLMEMMKLNDINKVFSQNEHFNGLEFVDKILETIGVSIDFDEDDLKSIPKTGGFIAIANHPYGGVEGLALVKLLCTVRPEAKVMVNFILKKIPNLSEFFVAVNPFENVQHSSSISGLKATFDLLQSGTPIGIFPAGEVSTFSVDKQEITDRIWHPVVGKLIARAKLPVVPIYFHGNNGVLFNILSFIHPTLRTAKLPSEFLNKQGLKIKVRIGKPINIEDVSYRNNTNKLLDFLRARTYALGTGLEQEKKLFNPINLFKIKKKPEEVIAETDRNKIVEEVDQLENFRVWQEKNYEVYIAPTTAIPNILREIGRLREITFREVGEGTNKKIDLDNYDIYYNHLFIWDKDLQNIVGAYRIGKGDEILNTMGRRGFYLSELFKIKEPFYPILRRGIELGRSWIRKEYQQKPLPLFLLWKGILKYLLDNPHYRYMFGPVSISNNFSKFSKSLIVDYITKNHFDYELAHYVKPKNKFKADLSAIDKDLLIESSDSLKDLDSLISDIENSHIKIPVLLRQYMNLNAKIICFNIDPKFSDCLDGFLVVDMQNIPPEMLEKIGKNF from the coding sequence ATGAAGATCATAACTACCCAAGAGTTTGCAAAAGCTACTAAAATAGATAAACTGGGTGTACCCGGACTTGCAGCTTTACTCATGGAGATGATGAAACTTAATGACATTAATAAAGTTTTTTCACAGAATGAACACTTTAACGGATTAGAATTTGTTGACAAGATTTTAGAAACCATAGGCGTTAGTATCGACTTTGATGAAGACGATCTTAAGAGTATACCCAAAACCGGAGGTTTTATTGCAATAGCTAACCATCCGTATGGAGGTGTTGAGGGGCTTGCACTAGTAAAGTTACTTTGCACAGTAAGGCCCGAAGCAAAGGTGATGGTTAATTTTATCCTTAAAAAAATCCCTAACCTAAGTGAATTCTTTGTAGCAGTAAATCCATTTGAAAATGTACAGCACTCATCTAGCATAAGTGGCTTAAAGGCTACTTTTGATCTTCTTCAAAGTGGCACACCAATAGGAATATTTCCGGCAGGTGAGGTTTCAACATTTAGTGTAGATAAACAGGAAATTACAGATAGAATATGGCACCCTGTAGTGGGCAAATTAATTGCCAGGGCTAAATTACCAGTAGTACCTATCTATTTCCACGGCAATAATGGGGTTTTATTCAATATCCTTAGCTTTATCCACCCTACATTAAGGACAGCTAAATTACCATCAGAATTTTTAAATAAACAAGGTTTAAAAATAAAAGTAAGAATTGGCAAGCCAATTAATATAGAAGATGTTTCTTACAGAAATAACACCAATAAACTACTGGATTTTCTTAGGGCGCGAACTTATGCCCTTGGAACTGGTTTAGAGCAAGAAAAGAAATTGTTCAATCCTATTAATCTATTCAAAATAAAGAAAAAGCCTGAAGAGGTTATTGCTGAAACAGACCGTAATAAAATTGTAGAAGAGGTTGATCAGCTTGAGAATTTCAGAGTGTGGCAAGAAAAGAATTACGAAGTATATATTGCCCCTACAACTGCAATTCCAAATATTTTAAGAGAAATTGGCCGTTTAAGGGAAATAACCTTTAGAGAAGTTGGAGAAGGAACAAATAAAAAGATTGATCTTGATAACTACGATATTTATTACAACCATCTTTTCATCTGGGATAAAGACCTGCAAAATATCGTAGGTGCTTATCGTATCGGTAAAGGAGATGAGATTTTAAATACTATGGGCCGTCGCGGGTTCTACCTATCTGAGCTCTTCAAAATTAAAGAGCCTTTTTATCCAATCTTAAGACGCGGAATTGAACTCGGCAGATCGTGGATTAGAAAAGAGTACCAGCAAAAACCACTTCCTTTATTCTTATTGTGGAAAGGTATTTTAAAATATCTGCTAGATAACCCTCATTATCGCTATATGTTTGGCCCGGTAAGTATCAGTAATAACTTTTCAAAGTTTTCTAAGTCATTAATTGTCGACTATATTACCAAGAACCACTTTGATTACGAACTGGCGCATTATGTAAAGCCTAAAAACAAATTTAAAGCAGATCTTTCAGCAATTGATAAAGATCTTTTAATTGAAAGCAGCGATTCTTTAAAAGACCTTGACAGCTTGATATCTGACATTGAGAATTCGCACATTAAGATACCGGTATTGCTTAGACAGTATATGAACCTTAATGCCAAAATCATCTGTTTCAATATTGACCCTAAATTTTCTGATTGCCTTGATGGCTTTCTGGTGGTTGACATGCAAAACATTCCACCTGAAATGCTGGAGAAGATTGGCAAGAATTTTTAA
- a CDS encoding ComEA family DNA-binding protein, protein MRKLLNAYFDFSKGEFNGLIALIVLVVLIAITPDVYRFIMPEPEDPVIEQLAIKRLEFAVKQPRRFNDRRVTKENPKKERSYSLFPFDPNTINIDGWQRLGLSFKQSAAIIKYLEKGGRFRKTEDLQKMYTITPEIYKRISPYVKIEDKHAGNINAKTFVPKEAKIIEINEADSAALIEIKGIGPAFANRIIKYRARIGGFYRKEQLLEVFGLDSIKYDEIRNQISVDDQKIKKININTARLEDFKGHPYIRYKQINAILEYRKQHGNYSNIADLNKVAILDPETIGRLAPYLTF, encoded by the coding sequence ATGAGAAAATTGTTGAATGCTTATTTTGATTTTAGTAAGGGAGAATTTAACGGACTTATAGCTTTAATAGTGCTTGTGGTGTTAATAGCCATTACTCCGGATGTTTATAGATTTATAATGCCAGAGCCGGAAGATCCGGTGATTGAACAGTTAGCAATAAAAAGATTGGAGTTTGCGGTTAAACAACCAAGGAGGTTTAATGACAGAAGAGTAACAAAAGAAAATCCTAAAAAGGAACGCAGTTACTCATTATTTCCGTTTGACCCTAATACTATTAATATTGATGGTTGGCAAAGGCTTGGACTGTCTTTTAAACAATCTGCAGCTATTATAAAGTATTTAGAAAAGGGTGGGAGATTTAGGAAAACCGAAGACTTGCAGAAAATGTATACGATTACTCCGGAAATATATAAAAGGATATCTCCTTACGTAAAAATTGAAGATAAACATGCCGGGAATATTAACGCCAAAACTTTTGTGCCCAAAGAGGCAAAGATAATTGAGATAAATGAGGCAGATAGTGCAGCACTTATTGAGATAAAAGGTATTGGTCCTGCCTTTGCTAACAGGATAATAAAGTATAGAGCGCGGATTGGAGGTTTTTATAGGAAAGAACAATTACTTGAAGTATTTGGATTAGATTCGATAAAGTATGATGAGATCAGGAATCAAATTTCTGTAGATGATCAAAAGATAAAAAAAATTAATATCAACACTGCCCGGCTAGAAGATTTTAAGGGACATCCATATATAAGGTATAAGCAGATAAATGCTATTCTTGAATATAGAAAACAACACGGAAATTATAGTAATATTGCTGACTTAAATAAGGTAGCTATTTTAGA